The following nucleotide sequence is from Fructobacillus americanaquae.
TCAAAGAAAACAAAAAAACATAGTTGGCGGTTCCGAATTATCATGATCCTATTCGTTTTGCTATTGGCAGCAGGTGGGGTCTTCTGGTTCAATCGCCAAGGATATCAGGCTAAGAATCCAAATGACACCACGGTAACAATGGTGACAGTCAAGGATAAGGCGAGCGTCAAGCAAATCGGTGCCCAGTTACAAAAAGAGGGGATTATCCGCAACAGTCACTACTTTGTTAGTTATGCAAATAAGTATGGGGCTAAGAATATTGCGGGTGGCACTTATCCGTTGTCACAGGTTCAAGATATCGCTGAGATTTATCAAGAATTAACAGAGGGTTCTGGAGCTGAACCGGTCTTGTCTTCTGACTATACCTTTATTTCAAATACGAAGACAGCAGATCAGACAGCACAAACGATTGCTGATGCCGCTGGTGTATCAAAGTCTGATTTATTGGCTGCCTATAGTGATAGTGATTTGATGGCGCAGGCTAAGAAGGAATATCCACAGTTATTCTTAAACGCCAAGAGTGACCAAACTTTGTATGATTTCGTTTACCCAGGAATCTATCGTTTCAAGAAAGAAAAGTCGGCTAAAGACTTGGTCATGACCATGTTGAAACAGACGAATAAGACCTTAAAGCCGTACTATGCCCAGTTGAAGGCCAATAAAATTCCAGCATCAACTGCTATTTTACTGGCAGAAAATGGTGGTAAGAAAGAATTTGATCGTCGTTTAGCCTTTATTAAAAAGATTGCGCCATACAGCCAGAATCTGCAATCCCAGTATGGGATCTTGGCATCAATTTCAATCGCTCAGGCCATCCATGAATCAAACTGGGACGATTCTGCGTTGTCATCAAAGTATAATAATTATTATGGTGTGAAGACGGATGATACTACGGCTGGTAAATCAGTCGTTTTGCAGACTCAAGAAGTTGAAAACGGTCAAACGGTGACGAAGAATGCTCGCTTTGCAGTTTATGATTCTTATCAAGATTCGATGAAAGCGCACGCTAAGACAATCGCCAATGGCAATACTTGGAATGCTAACCAGTTTGCTGATGTTTTGGCCGCTAAAAATTACAAGGATGCTGCTCAAGCATTGTCAACTGATGGTTATGCTACAGACCCTAGTTATCCAAAGCTGATTATCCAAATTATTGAAAATTGGAACTTAGCTCAGTACGATAAAAATTAACCTTTGAAAGCCTGCTTTGTCAGGCTTTTTATTATTTTTTGAAATTTTTTTGTAAAAAAAGTTGTGTAACCGTTTACATTCGTGTAGAATATAGCTTGTAAGATAAGTGAAAGGAACTTAAACATTATGAACTTTGCAATTTTAATTGCCTTGCTCCCAGCTTTATTCTGGGGTTCAGTTGGGCTTGTATCAACAAAGATGGGCGGATCAGCCTCACAACAAACTTTTGGAATGTCAATCGGAGCATTGATTTTCGGAATGCTGACACTCTTCGGTTTTGTATTGCCACATGGCTTCTACCTTGGTTCTGAAATTTGGGTTGTTGGTATTTTATCAGGATTGGTTTGGGCCATGGGAATGGTTTTCCAGTTTTTGCTCTTCAAAGAAATGGGTGTTTCATTAGGAATGCCTTTGTCAACAGCCGGCCAAATTATCATGAACGCCTTGTTGGCTGCCACTCTCTTGGGCGAGTGGGAGAACGCAGCTATGTGGATTGTCGGGGTTATCTCGATTGCCCTAGTTGTGACTGGTGCGACCTTTATTTCAAAGCCAGATAAGACTGCAGCAACGCCTTCAAAAATCGATGCTAAGGGAATCTTCTACTTAGTCATGTCAACTGCGGGCTTCATGCTTTACTTCGTTTTGCCTAACTTTTTGTCAAAGATTGGTTATATCTCAGAAGATATTAAGTCTGCTGGCCATGGCTTGAATTATATGACGGCGATCGTTGGTCCTCAGGCCATTGGTCAGGTTATTGGTTCACTGATTATCGTGCTCTTTGTTTTCCGCGAAGGAAAGCAAATGTTCTCAAAGCCAACTTGGAAGAACTTGCTAACTGGTTTGGTTTGGGCCTTTGGAAATATCTTCATGTTCGTTTCATCTGCTAACCCAGCCGTTGGTCAAACAATTGCCACTGCTTTGTCACAGTTGAGTATCGTAGTTGGTACCTTTGGTGGTATCTACATCCTGCATGAAAAGAAGACTTCTACTCAAATGAAGTTTATCATTGCCGGAACGCTCTTGGTGTTGGTTGGTGCCATCTTGATTGGTAACATTCACTCCTTTTCATAATTCATTAATTGATTACCATCAGCAACATAATATAAATCAAAAAGGCAGGCGCTTCCAAGAAGGGAAGGGCCTGCCTTTTACTTTGCTGATTTTACCTTAATATTAGAAAAAACCACTCAATTTGCTTTGAGTGGTTTTTTGACTTAGTCTTGCTTTGCCTTAACAGACAAGATTTCAACTTGAATTTCAACGTTGTTAGGTAACGGCACCTTGACAGTGTCGCCCTTATGCTTGCCAAGCAAGGCAGCAGCCATTGGTGATTCATTTGAAATTTTACCAGCCATTGGGTCTGCTTCAACAGAACCAACGATGGTATAGGTTTCGGGATCTTCATCTGGCAGTTCCTTGAAGGTTACTTCCTTACCCAACGTTACTTCATCGCTGTCAGAGTTGTCAGCTGAAATGATTTCAGCGTTTTCAATCATCTTGCGAACAGTAACAATCCGTCCTTCAACAAAGGCTTGTTCGTCCTTCGCTGATTGGTATTCAGAGTTTTCAGACAAGTCGCCGTAGGAACGTGCGATTTGAATGCGGTTAGTAATTTCTGGACGTTGCTTGGTGATTAAGTCGTCAAGCTCCGCTTGCAATTTGTCACGACCTGCGGCCGTCATTGGGAATTTTTTTTCTTCCGCCATGGTTCTCTTCCTTTCAGTGCCATGTAGCACAAAAAATACAGCACGTTGAATATATCACGGTCCTAGCCTCGGCGCAAGGTTTCTCGTCGATTCTTTTTAAAGGATGCAGCGGCAGCGATTAAGAGGGCTGTTAGGATTGATAAAAAGAGACCGGGAACTAGCAGCGGTGGTGTATAGCTTAAGGTCAAACGATGTTTACCAGGGCTTGTTGGGATCGCAATCAGACCTTGGAGCACCGTCTTTGTTTTGACCACCTTGCCATCAACCTTGGCCTGCCAACCCGAGGCAGCTGGAATACTAGTCATAATTAAGGGCTGGTCGGCTGTTGTGACAATCGTACCACTAATTTTGCGTGAGTTGGCTTTTTTAATGGTCAGTGAGTGCTGCTTTAGTTTTGCTAGATCCTGGTTAACGGCTTGCTGATCGAAGTAGTAGATGGCAAAGTCGTCAAGGTAACGCGAATCGGCGCCAGCATTTAAGGTAATCGTTAAGATTTGAGTCTGGCCCTGCTTGTTGGTATTGAGATTCAAGGCCACAGTATGGTCATATGAACTTGACTGGGTCAGAAGTTCACCATTTAGTCGGAGGTCGACTGAATCGAGGTTGATTGCACCACCAATATTAAGATAGTAAGAATCATTAGTTGTTGGTGTGTAAGCTAAGGTTAAGACGGCTTTCTGATCTTTATTGACCTTTTGAATTGTCCCACCGGTCAAATCTGCTGTCGTTGTTAGGTTTTCAGTTTTGAGTACTCGGAAAGGCTCTCGGTATAGTAATTGCTGCTTTGATTGACCGGCAAGATTGGCGAGGAGGTTGGCTTGGTTGACTAGGGGATAACGTAGGGATAGTGGGGTAGTCAAGGCTTGATTTGAAGCTGCATAGGCGAGGCTGAGAGCTGTTGGATTCTCTTTTAGCGCCCAATTCTTGCCACTGGCAACGGTTTTTTGTTGATCGTAGTCGGGCCGATTGCTTTGCTTCAAATAAGCAGCACTAGTATTTAGGTGGCCAGTTGTTTTGATAAAGTATTTAAAGGCTAGCAGGGAATCTGTGATGGTCGTTCCATTAACATAGGAAATTTTTGAATCGCCTTCGATTTGGCCGATGTTTTGGTAAAACTTACCTGTAGTGGCAGGGAGCAGGGATGAAAAATGGCTGCCGGCCTTAAAATTAGCCGAAAAGCTATCGTTATTGGTCCGACTGAGGCCCTGGCTAATGCGATACCAAGAATTATCGTGTTGAGTGGCTGCCTTGGAAACCGCTGTGAGTCGAGTGACACCAGCCTCATAGGTGGCCTTTGTTAGATAGGAAAGATTGTTTAACGTTTTACCGGCATTGAAAATCAGGTAACCCGTGGTCACAATCAATAGGAGTAACATCTTCACTTGCTTATCGTCGTCTAGCACAATTAAAATTAGGATTGTTAAAAGATAACCGCAGAGAAAGCCGAGAAGGGCGTTTTTATCTAGGTAAGAAACTTTCAGCAACTGGCTAGATCCCCAAATTGTCAGCGCTAAAACAGCCACAAGGTAAAAAGTACGGGCGAGCAGGCCGGGCTGCCAAGTTGGTTGAAAACCCTTGGCAGCTAAGACAATTAAAAAGAAAGAAATTAAAAAAGAGAACCGAGCTGGATACCAAACGGGGTACTGTCCGCCATGGAAAAGTAAGATCAATGGCGCAAAGGTCGTTGCCAAAATTAAAATCACTAAGATGAGGCCGGCCATCAATTTCTCGCGAAGTAAAACCTTCTTGCTAGCAAAAAAGGCCCAGAGGGCAATTAAAATTAATGGTGCTACTAAAAAATTAGCTTGACCGGTTTGCATTTGATCAAAATCAAAGGACCCCGGCATTAACTTCAGAAATAATAAGAGCGGGTTATTATCAAATTTGAATAACCAGGTGGAATTGTGGGTCGTTTTCCCCATCTTTAGTTGGGCATAGGTTGGTAGCCAGAGCCAAGCGGTTAACAAAATGCTTAAGAGTCCTGATTTTACCAATGTGAAAATGATTTTTAGCCGATTTTTGTTTTGACTATCAAGGAGGCGAAAGGGCACGTAAAGAAATAAGAAGAGCCCCACCATCCAAGCGATGTAATAGTTGGTGATAATCGTTGCCACCAACATTGCTAAAAAGGCTCCAGAACCATGGTGAGCCAGAAGTCGTTCCAATGAAAGAATCAGCAAAGGGAAAATGGCAGCGGTATCCAGCCACAGCAAGTTTAAATCGTTAGCGATAAACCAGGCTGAGAGCGGGTAATTAATGGCGAAAATCAGAATCCAGTAGCCCGATAACCAATTCATCTTCTTAATTAAAAGCGCCATGGAAAAGCCGGCCAAACCAATTTTTAAAACGGTAACGACTAGACTCCAAATCGGCATGGTCTTCGTTGAGGCGAGTAAGAAGAGTAGGTTAAATGGTGACATTAAATAATAAGACCACTCACCAACCATGTCACCACCAATTCCGGATGAAAAGGAATAAAAAAAGGCAGATGGGTCAGATAGAAGCGTATGCTTAAACTGAATAAAGTAATCCAGGTATTGCTGGCCTAAATCAACCGTTAAAATGGTTGATGAACCAAAGGGGGTCATCCCGCGACCAGCAAAATAAGCAGTCATTAAAATAACTGGAATCAGAAAAGAAAGTGTGACTGGAGAAAAAAGGTATTTTTGAGCGATTTGTCTGTAATTATTCATGCCTCTAGAATAACAAAATTCGGTTGAAATTTAGCGATAAATTCGCTTTTTATGGTAAAGTAGAGAGAATCATAATGAACATAAATAGAAAGAATTCAAATGAAGCGCAATCCTTACCTTGAAGACCGTGATAAAAATGATGCTCGAGCCAACTTGCCGTCCCGGCTAAAGTTACTTTTAGGCGTCGTCATTGCTTTAACATTGGCATTGATTATTCAATTGGCCTTTTTGACAATCAAACAGGGGCCAGCCTTTGAAACAGAGGTGAGCAAGTCTGATGAAACAGTTGAATTAGGCAGTGCTCAGCGTGGCCTGATATATGATAGTACCGGAAAAGTCATTACTGGCAATAAACCCGAGGCAGCTATTACCTATACGAGAGGTAAATTAACGACTTCGACCCAGATTGCTAAGATTGCCAAGACGCTATCAAAGTATATTTCAATCGATACTAGTCGTTTAAGTGACCGGGCGAAGGCCGATTACTACCTCGCGACAAACCCAACACAAGCGACAAAGATTCAAACGAAGTTACAAAAGCAATATGGGAAGACTGCTGATAGTTGGTCGTCTACTCAATTAAGTACTTACCAAGCTCAGTACGTGATGAATCATAATCTGGACAAGGATATTGATGCCAATCAGGCAATGATTTTCCAAAAGATGTCAGGAGCCTATGCGTTATCGACAACTTATATCCAAGAATCAGGTGTTTCTGATAAGGCTCAGGCTGAAATTGGCGAACGGTTGTCCGATATGCCTGGTATCAAGATTGGTGAGTCTTTCTCTCGTGATTATCCTGAAGGTAATGATTTCGAACCAATGGTTGGTACGGTAACCAATGAATCGACTGGTTTGCCGGAAGACAGGTTGCACATACTATTGGCACAGGGTTATTCACAAAATGAACCAGTTGGTAGCTTTGCTCTTGAGAAGCAGTATGAATCGTTATTGAAGGGATCACCGTCGCAAACGGTCATTTCGACGATGAATGGTGTCAAGAGTTCTGATATTAAGTACGAAGGGCAGGCTGGTGACTCTTTGAAGTTGACGATTAACTCTGCCTTTCAAAAGAAAGTACAACAAATTTTGGAAGATAATTTACCTGGTGGTGATGTGCAGGGGGCTTATGCGACTGTTATTAATCCCTATACTGGCGCAATTTATGCCATGGGTGGGGTTAGTCGTGATAGTAAAACTGGAACGAAGACGGCTAATCCGTTAGGAAATATTAATGCTGCCATCGTCATGGGGTCTGTTGTGAAGCCAGCCATTCTAGCCACTGGTTTCCAAAAGGGTGTGGTCACACCAACAAACAATACGATGTATGATCAGGCGATTAAGATTCAAGGAACGCCAAACATTACTTCGTACTGGAACCAGGGCGGTAGTCCGGTTGCCGTTGATGCACCAACGGCCTTGGAGCGGTCTTCGAACACCTATTTCGTTCAATTAGGAATGAAAATTGGTGGCCAGACTTATTCTCCCGGTGAACAGTTGAAGCTTCGTTCGGATGCTTTCCAAACGTTGCGCAATGGTTTGGCACAGTTTGGCTTAGGGACAAAGACTGGGATTGATATTGATGGCGAAACAGCCGGTTATCGTGGACCGACAAGTGGTGCTAATATTGGAAAATATTTGTACGAATCATTCGGGCAGTACGATTCCTACACGACAATGCAATTGGCCCGTTACGTTTCGGTCATCGCCAATGGTGGCTACTTAGTTCAGCCACACTTGGTTGGCTCGGTCTTGCAAAGTGATGTTTCGGGTAAGAACCAAAAGACCGTTTGGACGGCGCAGCCACAACTTCAAGGTCAAGTTTCTTTGACGACTGACCAGTGGAACGTCATTAAGAATGGAATGTACCGAGTGGCCAACGGTTCGGATCCGCATAACACGGGCTCTAGTTTGCACGGCTTGTCGCCAGAGGTCTATGCTAAGACCGGAACTGCTGAAACAACGACCAATGGTCATTCAACTTATACTGAATCAATGGTGGCTTATGTTCCTGGTCAACCATTTGCTATGTCTTTGGCTATTCCAGGATTGAATTCCTATCTGGATGGAACGAATGGTCGTATCTCAAAGGAAATTATTAATGCCTTCTGGGATACTGTCATGAATAAGCCAAGTTAAAATGACTTAAAAGACAAGCGGCATCAAAAAAACCAGTACTGAAATTTTTCAGTACTGGTTTTTTGTGTTGCAATTGTTAATTAGTCGTTTACATTTGGTTTGACGCCATACAAGTCAATTCGATACTCAGTAATTTTTAAACCGGTTGCAGCTTGGGCAGCCTTGATCAAGGGCGCAGGGTCAAAGTTAGCTGCATCGATAATCTCGTTAGTCTGCGTATTAATAACGTGATAATGGGGATGAGAAGCGGCATCATAGTGACGCTTACCATCTGAAATTCCCTCAATCACGACGACTAATTTAGCATTAACAAATTTCTCTAAAGTATTATAAACAGTTGCTAGAGAAATATCTGGTAAATCATTATGAATCATTTCCGCCGTAGGGTGGGTATCGTGACTCATCATGTACTCTAGTAAGGTCAACCGTTGATTAGTTGCCTTAAGTTTGTGTTCTTGTAAAACGGATTTCAGCTGATCAAGCATATTTTCCCCTCCTAATGTATCGAATACATTACGATTATAACATGTGCTTAGAACAATTCAAAGACTTCTTGTCAAATATTTTAAAATTTGTAGTTATTTGCCAGAATTATTCTTAACTAATTATATAAATAAGAATAAAGTGGACATTAATGACTTAGAAAAGATACTTATTTGAACTGATAGATATGCTTGACAAACGAAAACGGAGCTGATAAACTATATTAGAACAATTCTTAATTAAGGGGGATTATTGAGAATGAAAAAGAAATCATTAATGGCCCAAAACAACTTGGTTCGTGCGGGCGTCATGGGAGGCAATGATGGGATTTTATCGGTTGCCGGGATCATTATTGGTGTTGCCGGTGCGGGCCAGAGCTTAACGGCCGTAATGCTATCTGGTTTTGCCGGAACGCTAGCCGGTATGGTCTCGATGGCGATGGGGGAGTATGTCTCGGTTGAATCGTCCAGGGATGCTCAGGATCGGGCTCGAAAAGAAGAATCGAAGGTTTTAGACCAAGATTACGACAAAGAATTTAATTTTGTCAAAGACAAGTATCAAGCTGATGGCATTTCAGCTCAGATGGCTTTGCAGGCGACAAAAGAAATGATGGCAAAGGATCCTTTAGAAACAATGGTGCGTGAACGCTTTGGTTTTTCGTTAAATTCCAAGGTTTCTGCGGGTGGTGCTGCTATCGTCTCTTTTTTCGCCTTCCCAACCGGAGCAGCCTTTCCAATGACATTGATGGGCTTAGCAAAACCAGAGTGGCGGATTGCAGCGACCTTTTTAGCAGTCTTAGTGGCATTATTAATTACGGGTTATTTAGCTGCCGTGATTAATGGTGCTAACCGCATGCGAGGCGCCCTAAGGAACCTTGTCGCGGGAATATTAACGATGGCTGTGACGTTAGCAATCGGTTCACTCTTTCGCTAATGGAGAAGAAAAAGATGAAAAATGTTTGCAGTAGAGTTACTGATCGTTTTGAGAAAAAAAAGAACGGTCAAACCATGGAAGAGCGGCTAAATGCGATTCGAGCCGGAATCCTCGGTTCAAACGACGGCATTTTAACCGTTGTTGGTGTTGTTTTCTCAGTTGCGGCAGCGACAACCAACCGGCTGGTCATCGTCATTGCCGCCTTGTCGGACTTACTGGCCTGTGCCTTATCAATGGGATCGGGTGAGTTTGCAGCCGTTTCCTCGCAGTCTGATAGTGAGCGGGTTGCCGTTGATCGTGAACGTGTGGCGCTAAAAGAAGACTTTGATGAACAGTTGACAATAGTTCAAGCCTATTATGAAGACCGGGGTGTGACAACCGTAACAGCCAAGGCCATTGCGATTGAATTGTTAGCACAAAAACCATTAGAAACGATTTTATCTGTTAAATATGATATGACCCTTGGTCATTACGTTTCACCAATTGAAGCCTCTTTTGCTTCAACATTCTCGGCAGCTCTTGGTGGTGCCTTACCATTGCTGGCGTTACTCTTATCACCAATGAAGTATCAATATATTGCAGCAATTTTGGCAACGGTAATGGCGGTTTCTTTGACCGGTCTTATTTCGGCTCTCTTATCGAAGGGAATGGTGAAACGAGCGATTATCAGAAATATTTGGATTGGGCTTTTAACGATTGTGATTCACTTTAGCATTGGTCAGCTATTTTAAAACAAGGGGTCCTAAAAATGGTCTAACTGAAATTTTTTAAAAAAGTCTTGGCTTCACGCTGAAAAAATTTTATAATGTATGTGAAGTTTTGTTATAGCAAATTGATGTTATTTTAACGGAGGATGAAAATGAAAGTTGTTGTTGTTGGTGCCTCTCATGGTGGTCATGAAGCCGCACATGAAGCTTTAACTAGGTACCCAGATGCACAAGTTACTGTTTATGAAGCAGGCGACTTTGTGTCCTTTATGTCTTGTGGAATGGAATTATTCTTAGAAGACAAGGTGACAAACCGTGATGATGTTCGCAACTTTAAGCCGGCTGATTTGGAAAAGTTTGGTGGCAAAGTTTTGACGCAACATGAAGTGACTGGGATTGATACGGATGCTAAGAAGGTAACCGTTAAGAACTGGGCGACCGGTGAAGTTTTGGAAGACTCATATGATAAGTTGATTTTGTCTTCTGGTGTAATGCCAGCGACAATCCCAGTACCTGGTGCTGATTTGGATAATGTTTATCTGATGCGTGGTCGTGATTGGGCAACTAAGATTTACGATAAGTTGCACGATGATGCTGTTTCTTCCGTTGTTGTCGTTGGAACTGGTTACATTGGAATCGAAGCTGCTGAAGTCTTTGCGAAGGCAGGCAAGCAGGTCACAGTCATTGACTTGATTGACCGCCCATTGGGGAATTACCTTGATGCTGAATTAGCTGAAAAGGTCCGGGTTGAATTGGAAAAGAATGGAGTGAACTTGCACCTCGGTCATACGGTTGCTGCTTTTGAGGGCGATGGTACGTTGGCCAAGGTCAAGGACGATGCCGGTCAAGTGTTTGATGCTGATTTGGCAATTGTTGCGGCTGGGGTGAAGCCAAATACGAAGTACTTGCAAGGAACAATCGACTTAGACCAACGTGGTTGGATTAAGACGGATCCATACTTGCGAACATCTGCCGAGGATGTCTACGCGATTGGTGATGCAATCTTGCCACTCTTTGCTCCAGCTGGCCAGCCAGCACCGATTGCTTTGGCTTCAACTGCTCGTCGCGAAGCACGCTATGTAATCGAAACGATGACGATGGATAAGCCTGCTCGTTCATTTGCTGGTGTCAATGGTTCATCCGCTTTGCCAGTCTTTGATTACAACCTGGCAACAACCGGTGTGAACGCCAATAATGCCGCTAAGATGAACTTAGAAATTGCTTCCTCATTGTATGAAGCGACCATCCGACCTGAATTCGTCAAGGAAGGGAACCCAGAAATTAGTGTTAAGCTGATTTTCAACCCTAAGACGCATGCGATTTTGGGTGGCCAGGTCTTGTCAAAGGCCGAAGTTACCGCCCATGCGAACACGATTGCCTTAGCAATTAAGGGCAAGATGACCTTGGAAGACTTGGCCGAAGCCGACTTCTTCTTCCAGCCTGGTTATGACCGTCAATGGTCTGTCTTAAACTTGGCAGCCCAGACTGCTTTGGGTCAAATTCCATCTGTTTAACTTTAAAATTAGCTTTTTTCAACTTAAAAAGACCTCAAACTGTGAGGTCTTTTTGCTTGTAATTATGGCATAATAGGATTTATGAAAAAACGTTTTAAAAAAATCTGGGCTTATCTGGACCACCGTTTTCGGGCTGATGCTCTGGTGACTTATTTTACCCGTGCACAGTTAACGTTAGTTGGGCCAACTTTTGCCTACTATGTGGTTTTGACACTGATTCCACTGTTGATCATGTTCGTGTTGACAATTGCGGCATTGAATTTGAAAACAGAGCATGTAGTGGTTGTTTTGGCACAGATGTTGCCTTCTTCGATTGCTAACTTTTTAACACCAATTGTGAATTCGGTTGCCCATACTAATACAAAATCTTATCTTTCTTTTTCACTAATTTTTATTGCTTGGTCGCTATCACAAGTTTTGGCCGTTTTGCGCAGTACCTTCAACAAAATTGCTGATAAGGAAGAAGTGGGGTTACCAATTCTTTCAAGACTTTGGGCCTTTCTATGGTTAATCGTCATGTTGGTAACCGTTGCCGCCATCATTTTGATTGGGAATATTACGGCATTGCTGATTAACCATTGGACCGGGATTGTGATTGCCTCACCAACTCGCTGGCTGGTCATTATTGGCTTGTGGATTTTTTTGATTTGGGTAAACTACCGCTTACCGGTAAAGGCTGCCCGTCCGTCCTTTTTAGCAGTGATAGTGGGGACATTGATTGATCTATCGTTATTAATGCTCTTAAACCGCGTTTTTGTTTGGTTTGCTGATATCCAGTTCCATCGATCCGGTGTTTACCAGTCCTTGGCGTCGATTGCTGTTTTCTTGATTTGGTTGGACCTTTTGGCAACGATTTTGGTCGTGGGCTTTATTCTAATGACATGGTTAACGGAATTCCCGTTCTTTAGTAAGGACGATCAGGAAAAGGAGAAAGAAAATGTTTAACCAACAGGATTTTCTTGTTTTTGCCGATCCAACTTTGGATGGACGGATGGATAAAATTCGCGCAATTATTGATCCGAAGTTCGAGGACTTTGCCGATTTGGCATTACCAATTTTAAAAGAAGATGGTCAGGAGTGGTATGCACACGTCGCCAAGCATAAAATGCGTAAGACCAATGCACCAGATAATACTTGGGTGGCCTTTGCCCCGAATAAGCGGGGCTATAAGATGATGCCCCATTTCGAGTTGGGTTTGTGGGCGGATAACTTGTATCTTTACCTGGCCGTTGAGGAAAATATGAAGCCCAAGGATTTGGCTAACATTTTGCCAAAGCTGCGGACGGTGGTGGACCAAGTGACTCAGCTACCAAGAGAGTATTGCCTATCATTAAACCATATGGTAAATGAAAATCAGGAATTGGCCAGCTATTCGAATGCGGTGGATCGCTATGAAAAGGTTAAGGCGGCTGAGATTTTGGTTGGCTTGAAGGTACCGGCTGATTCGCCATTAATGGGCCAGGAGAAGCTAACAGAGACCTTGATTCATGCCCTAAAGACGCTGCTACCAATTTACGAAAAATTGCGCTAAGGGCCAAGTAGGGCAATTAGAAGAATAAAAAAACCAGGCGTTTGGCTTTATTGCAAAGTGCCTGGTTTTTTATGTGCGATGCTTAGTCTTAATTAGCAGTGAAGTCCATTAATTGGAGAGTCTGGGCTTG
It contains:
- a CDS encoding VIT1/CCC1 transporter family protein, which produces MKKKSLMAQNNLVRAGVMGGNDGILSVAGIIIGVAGAGQSLTAVMLSGFAGTLAGMVSMAMGEYVSVESSRDAQDRARKEESKVLDQDYDKEFNFVKDKYQADGISAQMALQATKEMMAKDPLETMVRERFGFSLNSKVSAGGAAIVSFFAFPTGAAFPMTLMGLAKPEWRIAATFLAVLVALLITGYLAAVINGANRMRGALRNLVAGILTMAVTLAIGSLFR
- a CDS encoding FAD-dependent oxidoreductase, with the translated sequence MKMKVVVVGASHGGHEAAHEALTRYPDAQVTVYEAGDFVSFMSCGMELFLEDKVTNRDDVRNFKPADLEKFGGKVLTQHEVTGIDTDAKKVTVKNWATGEVLEDSYDKLILSSGVMPATIPVPGADLDNVYLMRGRDWATKIYDKLHDDAVSSVVVVGTGYIGIEAAEVFAKAGKQVTVIDLIDRPLGNYLDAELAEKVRVELEKNGVNLHLGHTVAAFEGDGTLAKVKDDAGQVFDADLAIVAAGVKPNTKYLQGTIDLDQRGWIKTDPYLRTSAEDVYAIGDAILPLFAPAGQPAPIALASTARREARYVIETMTMDKPARSFAGVNGSSALPVFDYNLATTGVNANNAAKMNLEIASSLYEATIRPEFVKEGNPEISVKLIFNPKTHAILGGQVLSKAEVTAHANTIALAIKGKMTLEDLAEADFFFQPGYDRQWSVLNLAAQTALGQIPSV
- a CDS encoding VIT1/CCC1 transporter family protein, producing MKNVCSRVTDRFEKKKNGQTMEERLNAIRAGILGSNDGILTVVGVVFSVAAATTNRLVIVIAALSDLLACALSMGSGEFAAVSSQSDSERVAVDRERVALKEDFDEQLTIVQAYYEDRGVTTVTAKAIAIELLAQKPLETILSVKYDMTLGHYVSPIEASFASTFSAALGGALPLLALLLSPMKYQYIAAILATVMAVSLTGLISALLSKGMVKRAIIRNIWIGLLTIVIHFSIGQLF
- a CDS encoding DUF1054 family protein, encoding MFNQQDFLVFADPTLDGRMDKIRAIIDPKFEDFADLALPILKEDGQEWYAHVAKHKMRKTNAPDNTWVAFAPNKRGYKMMPHFELGLWADNLYLYLAVEENMKPKDLANILPKLRTVVDQVTQLPREYCLSLNHMVNENQELASYSNAVDRYEKVKAAEILVGLKVPADSPLMGQEKLTETLIHALKTLLPIYEKLR
- a CDS encoding YihY/virulence factor BrkB family protein, which gives rise to MKKRFKKIWAYLDHRFRADALVTYFTRAQLTLVGPTFAYYVVLTLIPLLIMFVLTIAALNLKTEHVVVVLAQMLPSSIANFLTPIVNSVAHTNTKSYLSFSLIFIAWSLSQVLAVLRSTFNKIADKEEVGLPILSRLWAFLWLIVMLVTVAAIILIGNITALLINHWTGIVIASPTRWLVIIGLWIFLIWVNYRLPVKAARPSFLAVIVGTLIDLSLLMLLNRVFVWFADIQFHRSGVYQSLASIAVFLIWLDLLATILVVGFILMTWLTEFPFFSKDDQEKEKENV